The Fusarium falciforme chromosome 12, complete sequence DNA window TCCTTCATCTATCCAGCTCTTCAAACCATCCGTATTAACAATCTCGCTTCGGTCAAGGTAAGACAAGACCTTGGTGAATTCCTGGACGAATTCAGAAGCTCGGCGTGAGACATGCTCGTCCATGGACAAGGGACAGCTGAGAAGCGAGCTGGCAACGTCGCGGACTTTGTATATCTTGATGGTAGATTAGCTTCGGGTTTTAGAGAAGAGCCTGAGTTGGCTTGACTTACTAAGAATAGGCCATTCGGCTCAAGATAGGGATGAGGAATGCTGTGAAGAATGTGAAGTAGCTGGCGACAGATGTCTTCGCGTTCCCTCCAGTTCAGTTTAAGATGAGACATGGCTGCCGAAGGTTGTAAGCGAGAACTATCGATCTCTTGAATCACGCCGTCCATTCTATCGAGTAGAAAGTTTTGGAGCCATAGGTGAGTAACGTGCAAGTTTACCCGCGTAACTTCATTCTGAGCATGCACAAGGTGCACCTCTCCAAAAGGCTCCTGATCAATGGTACCGTCATTGGCACTATTGTAGAATGGCTTGTCGGGCGAGTGATAACCATCCCCAGGTCCCCATTGGCGCAAATGTGGAGGAAGGCCGTCGAGGAGATATCGTAGCTCATCAAGTAGGTCTCGTAGTCGGGAGAGACGTTCTTCTGGTGTTCTTCCAAAGCCACAGTCACAGCCATCGTTAAACATAGACTCTCTCATGCCTTTTAGAAAGACGCGAGAGGTGATTGTAAACGCACTCGTCGTGTTGAATGATTCTTCTTCCGCATTACTGTGCAGCCTAGCAGGTAGGACAGCTGGTAAACAGCCTGCAGCTCCTATCTCCAAGATATgttcgtcgaggaggttgagaggCTCCAAAGCATCAAAATCGACTTCTCGTAGCATGTAATTATCTAGGTAGGTGACGTGGTTGCGCCGTCCAGGCTGGATTTTGGAATGTCTGACACAAGTTAGTCTTACATACCGAAAGAAGAATGCAGACTTCGCTACTCACGCAAATGTGTATAGTTGAAGCCAGAAAGCTTTCTTCCGTAGCTGGGTCTCTACAGCATTGAGGTCCTCGTACTCCGAGGTGCGATGAAGTTCCAGCAGCCGGGCTATCTGCATCGACTCGGCCTCGAACATCCGACTCTGGTTCGTCTGACCCGTTTGAAAGACGCCCATGGACAGCGCAAACGCTACGGCCCATTTACGATGGCTAAGGTGATCCCAGTAGTCTGCTGGCCGAAGGCGAAGACACATTTGAGAGCAATAGTTGATCATTGCGGTGCGAGTTCCGAAGCGACTTGCAAGGGCATGATAAGCGTCGAACCTAGAAGGTAGGAGTCCGACGGTCAAGGCCGATAGTGCTACGATGAGGCACAAGAAGTCGAGGTCGTTGACGTCTCGGTTTGCTGCAAGATCGGCATGAAATGTTGGCAGATGGACAATAGGAACGAGTGGGTAGACGCGTTCAGTAAAATCCGTCATGATGAACATCAGGAGTTCCCGGGGACACAGCTCATCTGTGAGAAGCGAACGATGGTAGAGCCCCGATTCATCCTCGGCCAGAAAAACACCTGGGGCTGAGATACTTGAACGGCTTGGCGATGGATTAGTGTGTGGTGTATTTGATATGATGCCAAGCTGGGCATTGTGTGAAGCTGTAACCTCTTCATGGCTGGAACCATCGTGTATTCGTTGATAATCGGATGGACTATCGGGTTGA harbors:
- a CDS encoding Fungal-trans domain-containing protein, with the translated sequence MTDFTERVYPLVPIVHLPTFHADLAANRDVNDLDFLCLIVALSALTVGLLPSRFDAYHALASRFGTRTAMINYCSQMCLRLRPADYWDHLSHRKWAVAFALSMGVFQTGQTNQSRMFEAESMQIARLLELHRTSEYEDLNAVETQLRKKAFWLQLYTFAHSKIQPGRRNHVTYLDNYMLREVDFDALEPLNLLDEHILEIGAAGCLPAVLPARLHSNAEEESFNTTSAFTITSRVFLKGMRESMFNDGCDCGFGRTPEERLSRLRDLLDELRYLLDGLPPHLRQWGPGDGYHSPDKPFYNSANDGTIDQEPFGEVHLVHAQNEVTRVNLHVTHLWLQNFLLDRMDGVIQEIDSSRLQPSAAMSHLKLNWREREDICRQLLHILHSIPHPYLEPNGLFLIYKVRDVASSLLSCPLSMDEHVSRRASEFVQEFTKVLSYLDRSEIVNTDGLKSWIDEGRRNDKSI